In Propionicimonas paludicola, a single window of DNA contains:
- the typA gene encoding translational GTPase TypA yields the protein MPTRADLRNVAIIAHVDHGKTTLVDAMLWQSGAFRENQDVSTRVMDSMDLEREKGITILAKNTAVDHVMADGQTVTINIIDTPGHADFGGEVERGLEMVDGVLLLVDASEGPLPQTRFVLRKALAKNLPIIVVINKVDRPDARIAEVVDEVYALFLDLLEDDEAHHLDFPIIYCAAKAGRASMNQPADGGLPDSENLEPLFTLITDKIPAPEYTEGAPLQAHVTNLDASPYLGRLALCRIVEGSITRGQTVAWCRHDGTISNVRLSELLITQALDRVPADSAGPGDIVAIAGIPEITIGETIADPSDPRPLPLIHVDEPSISMTIGINTSPLAGKVGKLLTARLVKNRLDTELIGNVSIRVLNTERPDTWEVQGRGELQLAVLVEMMRREGFELTVGKPEVLLRTVNGKTEEPVERLTVDVPEEHVGTISQLMGTRRARMEQMVNHGTGWVRVEYVIPARGLIGFRTEFLTETRGTGIMHHVFEGYEPWAGEIKTRLSGSLVADRTGVVTSFALFNLQERGTLFVSPTEEVYEGMIVGENPRPEDMDVNPTKEKKLTNVRSSTGDELERLIPPRVLSLEQALEFCRGDECLEVTPKNVRIRKVVLDANERAKQRSRAKKA from the coding sequence ATGCCCACTCGCGCAGACCTGCGCAATGTCGCCATCATCGCCCACGTCGACCACGGCAAGACCACCTTGGTGGACGCCATGCTGTGGCAGTCCGGGGCCTTCCGCGAGAACCAGGACGTGTCCACCCGAGTGATGGACTCGATGGATCTGGAGCGCGAAAAGGGCATCACGATCCTGGCCAAGAACACCGCGGTCGACCACGTGATGGCCGACGGCCAGACCGTCACCATCAACATCATCGACACCCCCGGCCACGCCGACTTCGGCGGTGAGGTCGAGCGCGGCCTGGAGATGGTGGACGGCGTCCTGCTGCTCGTCGATGCCTCCGAAGGCCCGCTGCCGCAGACCCGGTTCGTGCTGCGCAAGGCGCTGGCCAAGAACCTGCCGATCATCGTGGTGATCAACAAGGTCGACCGCCCCGACGCCCGGATCGCCGAGGTCGTGGACGAGGTCTACGCGCTGTTCCTTGACCTGCTCGAGGACGACGAGGCACACCACCTGGACTTCCCGATCATCTACTGCGCCGCGAAGGCCGGACGGGCTTCGATGAACCAGCCCGCCGACGGCGGACTGCCGGACTCGGAGAACCTGGAACCGCTGTTCACCCTGATCACCGACAAGATCCCGGCGCCGGAGTACACCGAGGGCGCGCCACTCCAGGCACATGTCACCAACCTGGACGCCTCGCCCTACCTGGGCCGCCTGGCCCTGTGCCGGATCGTTGAGGGCAGCATCACCCGCGGCCAGACCGTCGCCTGGTGCCGGCACGACGGCACCATCAGCAACGTCCGGCTGTCCGAGCTGCTGATCACCCAGGCCCTGGATCGGGTTCCGGCCGACTCGGCCGGCCCCGGCGACATCGTGGCCATCGCCGGCATCCCCGAGATCACCATCGGTGAGACCATCGCCGATCCGTCCGATCCGCGTCCGCTGCCGCTGATCCACGTCGACGAACCCAGCATCTCGATGACCATCGGCATCAACACCTCGCCGCTGGCCGGCAAGGTGGGCAAGCTGCTCACCGCTCGCCTGGTGAAGAACCGCCTCGACACCGAGCTGATCGGCAACGTGTCGATCCGAGTGCTCAACACCGAGCGTCCTGACACCTGGGAGGTGCAGGGACGTGGCGAGCTGCAGTTGGCCGTCCTGGTCGAGATGATGCGCCGCGAGGGCTTCGAACTGACCGTCGGCAAGCCCGAGGTGCTGCTGCGCACCGTCAACGGCAAGACCGAGGAGCCCGTCGAGCGGCTGACTGTGGACGTGCCCGAGGAGCACGTCGGCACGATCAGCCAGCTGATGGGCACCCGCCGGGCGCGGATGGAGCAGATGGTCAACCACGGCACCGGCTGGGTGCGAGTGGAGTACGTGATCCCGGCGCGTGGCCTGATCGGCTTCCGCACCGAGTTCCTCACCGAGACCCGCGGCACCGGCATCATGCACCACGTCTTCGAGGGCTACGAGCCGTGGGCCGGCGAGATCAAGACCCGCCTGTCGGGCTCCTTGGTGGCCGACCGCACCGGCGTGGTCACCAGCTTCGCGCTGTTCAACCTGCAGGAGCGCGGCACCTTGTTCGTCTCGCCCACCGAAGAGGTGTACGAGGGCATGATCGTCGGCGAGAACCCCCGACCCGAGGACATGGACGTCAACCCCACCAAGGAGAAGAAGCTGACCAACGTCCGCTCTTCGACCGGTGACGAATTGGAGCGGCTGATCCCCCCGCGCGTGCTCAGCCTCGAGCAGGCGCTGGAGTTCTGCCGTGGCGATGAGTGCCTCGAGGTCACGCCCAAGAACGTCCGGATCCGCAAGGTCGTCCTGGACGCCAACGAGCGGGCCAAGCAGCGCAGCCGGGCCAAGAAGGCCTGA
- a CDS encoding DUF4129 domain-containing protein: MSPPLTPSADEARRLLADELSKPIYLDARNWLMEQLRKLLDWLQGSSDPTVSTSPLSGGQGLWIGFGTAAVLVVVIWALMGPLRAERRRSRELFDEEELSAADLRAKASALAANGEWGQAIVEHFRAMIRSLSERVIIEEFAGMTADEASTLAAVRLPSLAEQLAQAARDFDAVAYGDQPGTAEQYQQLVDLDAEVAAATPVLPQRESQAAVSVEVGQ; encoded by the coding sequence ATGAGCCCACCGCTGACCCCGAGCGCGGACGAAGCCCGGCGCCTGCTCGCCGATGAGCTGAGCAAGCCGATCTATCTGGACGCCCGCAACTGGCTGATGGAGCAGCTGCGCAAGCTGCTCGACTGGCTGCAGGGGTCATCGGATCCGACCGTGTCCACCTCACCGCTGAGCGGTGGACAGGGGCTGTGGATCGGCTTCGGGACGGCGGCCGTCCTGGTCGTGGTGATCTGGGCGCTGATGGGCCCGCTGCGCGCCGAACGCCGCCGCTCCCGGGAGCTGTTCGACGAGGAGGAGCTGAGCGCCGCGGACCTGCGCGCGAAGGCGTCCGCGCTGGCCGCGAACGGTGAGTGGGGACAGGCGATCGTGGAGCACTTCCGGGCCATGATCCGGTCACTGAGCGAGCGGGTGATCATCGAGGAGTTCGCCGGCATGACCGCGGACGAGGCCAGCACGCTGGCCGCGGTTCGGCTGCCGTCGCTGGCCGAGCAGCTCGCTCAGGCCGCGCGCGATTTCGACGCCGTGGCCTACGGCGACCAGCCCGGCACGGCTGAGCAGTACCAGCAGCTGGTGGATCTCGATGCCGAGGTGGCTGCCGCCACGCCCGTCCTGCCCCAGCGGGAGAGCCAGGCCGCGGTGAGCGTGGAGGTCGGCCAATGA
- a CDS encoding amino acid permease — MSLLRTKSIEQSIADTDEPEYQLKRSLSALDLTVFGVGVVIGAGIFTLTGRAAHSVAGPAIVISFVIAALACALAAMCYAEFASTVPVSGSAYTFSYASLGEIFAWIIGWDLILEMFLGASVVAQGWSAYFSAFLGKLGITLPAAISYGGVVDLPAILLVLILGVLVTVGIKESLRVNLVLVGLKLFIVLFVIIAGIFFINPANYSPFIPEAVPSAAADASKWLMQPLLQFITGAAPSNFGIGGILSGAALVFFAYIGFDVVATTAEETKNPQRDLPIGIIASLIICTVLYGAVALVVTGMVPYDKLDPSAALANAFAYHGQAWMATLIAAGAVAGLTTVVLTLMIGATRLIFAMSRDALLPMGLAKVHPKYRTPWLITIIVTAVVAVVAGFTPVGVLEEMVNIGTLSAFVLVSIGVILLRHKRPDLPRAFRVPWVPVLPIASALICGYLMINLSVETWLRFVVWLAIGFVIYFAYSHRNSRLATGAPIHPDIAAAMESGVVRPDDLR; from the coding sequence ATGAGCCTGTTACGCACCAAGTCGATCGAACAGTCGATCGCCGACACCGATGAGCCGGAGTACCAGCTCAAGCGGTCACTGTCTGCCCTGGATTTGACCGTGTTCGGGGTCGGTGTCGTGATCGGCGCCGGCATCTTCACCCTCACCGGACGAGCTGCCCACAGCGTCGCCGGACCGGCCATCGTGATCAGCTTCGTGATCGCCGCTCTGGCCTGCGCCCTGGCGGCCATGTGTTATGCGGAATTCGCATCGACGGTGCCGGTGTCCGGCTCGGCCTACACCTTCTCCTACGCCTCGCTGGGCGAGATCTTCGCCTGGATCATCGGCTGGGACCTGATCCTGGAGATGTTCCTGGGTGCGTCCGTGGTGGCCCAGGGCTGGAGCGCCTACTTCAGCGCCTTCCTCGGCAAGCTCGGCATCACACTGCCCGCCGCCATCAGCTACGGCGGTGTGGTGGATCTGCCGGCCATCCTGCTGGTGCTGATCCTGGGCGTGCTGGTCACCGTCGGGATCAAGGAGTCGCTGCGGGTCAACCTGGTCCTGGTCGGACTGAAGCTGTTCATCGTCTTGTTCGTGATCATCGCCGGCATCTTCTTCATCAACCCGGCCAACTACTCCCCGTTCATCCCCGAGGCCGTTCCGAGTGCGGCGGCCGACGCCAGCAAGTGGCTGATGCAGCCGCTGCTGCAGTTCATCACCGGGGCGGCTCCGTCCAACTTCGGGATCGGCGGCATCCTTTCCGGTGCCGCGCTGGTCTTCTTCGCCTACATCGGCTTCGACGTGGTGGCCACCACCGCCGAGGAGACCAAGAACCCGCAGCGGGACCTGCCGATCGGCATCATCGCGTCTCTGATCATCTGCACCGTGCTCTACGGCGCCGTGGCGCTGGTCGTGACCGGCATGGTGCCCTACGACAAGCTCGACCCGTCCGCGGCGCTGGCCAATGCCTTCGCCTATCACGGGCAGGCCTGGATGGCGACTCTGATCGCCGCCGGTGCCGTGGCCGGCCTGACCACCGTGGTGCTGACCCTGATGATCGGCGCCACCCGACTGATCTTCGCCATGTCCCGGGACGCGCTGCTGCCCATGGGACTGGCCAAGGTGCACCCCAAGTACCGCACCCCCTGGCTGATCACCATCATCGTCACTGCGGTGGTGGCGGTCGTCGCCGGGTTCACCCCGGTCGGCGTGCTCGAGGAGATGGTGAACATCGGCACGCTGTCAGCATTCGTACTGGTGTCGATCGGAGTGATCCTGCTGCGCCACAAGCGTCCCGATCTGCCGCGCGCCTTCCGGGTGCCGTGGGTGCCGGTGCTGCCGATCGCGTCCGCGCTGATCTGTGGCTACCTGATGATCAACCTCTCGGTGGAGACCTGGCTGCGCTTCGTGGTCTGGCTGGCGATCGGCTTCGTCATCTATTTCGCCTACTCACACCGCAACTCGCGGCTGGCCACCGGGGCTCCTATCCACCCCGATATCGCCGCCGCCATGGAGTCTGGCGTCGTCCGCCCGGACGACCTGCGCTGA
- a CDS encoding GTPase family protein encodes MTQWFTESFRAEFEKQAAELGRVNIAVFGKTGVGKSTLINAIFGAPVAATGIGAPVTVGSHLYLDSRGSLGVLDSHGLEIGRDDDALIKELTTLVKDSRRKPIDEQIHLAWYCVRGMDRRFEEAEERFIKTLDDLGLPVICVLTQVPMRDGQFHPDAVELAHHIESRELPIYGGRPFLTYAMRDQFTGQPAYGLMELLQGTFQLTPDAVQGALIAAQEIDLGLKAGRSKAAIAAAVTAAAAAAAVPIPFSSAAILVPIQLSMMAKIAQLHGLGLDKSALLAVASTSAATAAGRAAAAGLLKFLPGAGSIAGGVINASVASSFTLAMGQAWLAVCRQAQTKALPMLDGHFDAAAVRGLFEAEMAKRLPKIRTSA; translated from the coding sequence ATGACGCAGTGGTTCACCGAGTCTTTTCGGGCCGAGTTCGAGAAGCAGGCCGCCGAACTGGGCCGGGTCAACATCGCCGTCTTCGGCAAGACCGGAGTCGGCAAGTCGACCTTGATCAACGCCATTTTCGGGGCCCCGGTGGCCGCCACCGGGATCGGTGCGCCGGTCACTGTGGGCTCGCATCTCTACCTGGACTCCCGGGGCAGCCTCGGCGTCCTGGACAGCCATGGCCTCGAGATCGGACGCGATGACGATGCCCTGATCAAGGAGCTCACCACTCTGGTCAAGGACAGCCGCCGCAAGCCGATCGACGAGCAGATCCACCTGGCCTGGTACTGCGTACGCGGCATGGACCGGCGCTTCGAGGAGGCCGAGGAGCGTTTCATCAAGACCCTGGACGACCTCGGCCTGCCGGTGATCTGCGTGCTCACCCAGGTGCCGATGCGCGATGGCCAGTTCCACCCCGATGCGGTCGAGCTGGCCCACCACATCGAGTCCCGCGAGCTGCCGATCTACGGCGGACGTCCGTTCCTGACCTACGCGATGAGGGACCAGTTCACCGGTCAGCCGGCCTACGGCTTGATGGAGCTCCTGCAGGGCACCTTTCAGCTCACTCCGGACGCGGTCCAGGGTGCCCTCATCGCCGCGCAAGAGATCGATCTGGGGCTCAAAGCCGGCCGATCGAAAGCGGCGATCGCCGCTGCCGTGACCGCGGCCGCTGCCGCAGCCGCGGTGCCGATCCCGTTCTCGTCGGCGGCCATCCTGGTGCCGATCCAGCTGTCCATGATGGCCAAGATCGCTCAGTTGCACGGGCTGGGTCTGGACAAGTCGGCGCTGCTGGCGGTGGCGTCCACCTCGGCCGCCACGGCAGCCGGACGAGCTGCGGCGGCCGGTCTACTGAAGTTCCTGCCGGGCGCCGGCAGCATCGCGGGCGGGGTGATCAATGCTTCGGTGGCTTCGTCGTTCACCTTGGCCATGGGCCAGGCCTGGCTGGCCGTGTGCCGGCAGGCGCAGACGAAGGCGCTGCCGATGCTGGACGGGCATTTCGACGCGGCCGCGGTCCGCGGCCTGTTCGAGGCCGAGATGGCCAAGCGGCTGCCGAAGATCCGGACCAGCGCCTAG
- a CDS encoding glycerophosphoryl diester phosphodiesterase membrane domain-containing protein — MTFPTGWDGPKYFAAQLAPEPVRTDWSPPTGEPGIVQPHPLSFGDILGGVFRAVRYAPGTMFGLTLILTLVAQLLGMGVGYLLSQQYGVSLLPGDEADGDLAMLSWSWVAGTVATAFAEMVIGIGLTWATFQAVRAKKAAPLAAARQIAARFWPTVGLYALPLLAGGAVIAAVAVLIAPLAAKDQPWVWIPVGIGGGFAAACLAVRLLLAPCVIAIENRGPIAAIRRSWALTRGQFWRIVGIYLATTILISLATNMLSTVFLFVGSVITAANAGIGATVMLSSSTITVAVFSLPLTSALVTLLYVDARFRTEAFDLELSEELFG; from the coding sequence ATGACCTTCCCCACCGGCTGGGACGGGCCGAAGTACTTCGCCGCCCAGCTGGCGCCCGAGCCGGTCCGGACGGACTGGTCGCCACCCACCGGTGAACCGGGAATCGTCCAACCGCATCCACTGAGCTTCGGCGACATCCTGGGTGGCGTCTTCCGCGCCGTCCGCTACGCCCCGGGGACGATGTTCGGCCTGACCTTGATCCTCACTCTGGTCGCCCAGCTGCTCGGCATGGGCGTGGGCTACCTGCTCAGCCAGCAGTACGGAGTCAGCCTGCTGCCCGGCGACGAAGCCGACGGCGACCTGGCCATGCTGTCCTGGTCGTGGGTGGCCGGAACGGTGGCCACCGCCTTCGCCGAGATGGTGATCGGCATCGGGCTGACCTGGGCCACCTTCCAGGCGGTCCGGGCCAAGAAGGCCGCTCCACTCGCTGCGGCCCGCCAGATCGCCGCCCGGTTCTGGCCGACGGTCGGCCTGTATGCCCTGCCCCTGCTCGCCGGAGGCGCGGTCATCGCCGCGGTTGCCGTGCTGATAGCGCCGCTGGCCGCCAAGGATCAGCCCTGGGTCTGGATCCCGGTGGGCATCGGCGGCGGCTTCGCGGCCGCCTGCCTGGCCGTCCGGCTGCTGCTGGCACCCTGCGTGATCGCCATCGAGAACCGCGGCCCGATCGCCGCCATCCGGCGAAGCTGGGCGCTGACCCGCGGCCAGTTCTGGCGGATCGTCGGCATCTACCTGGCCACCACCATCCTGATCTCGCTGGCCACCAACATGCTCTCCACCGTGTTCCTGTTCGTCGGCAGCGTGATCACCGCAGCCAATGCCGGCATCGGCGCGACCGTGATGCTGAGCTCATCAACGATCACCGTGGCGGTGTTCAGCCTCCCGCTGACCAGCGCCCTGGTCACCCTGCTCTACGTGGACGCCCGGTTCCGCACCGAGGCCTTCGACCTAGAGCTCAGCGAGGAGCTGTTCGGATGA